One Eleginops maclovinus isolate JMC-PN-2008 ecotype Puerto Natales chromosome 22, JC_Emac_rtc_rv5, whole genome shotgun sequence DNA segment encodes these proteins:
- the gnrh3 gene encoding gonadotropin-releasing hormone 3 gives MEASSRVMVQVLLLALVVQVTLSQHWSYGWLPGGKRSVGELEATIRMMGTGGVVSLPEEASAQTQERLRPYNVMNDDYSHFDRKRKFPDN, from the exons ATGGAAGCGAGCAGCAGAGTGATGGTGCAGGTGTTGTTGTTGGCGTTGGTGGTGCAGGTCACCCTGTCCCAGCACTGGTCCTATGGGTGGCTACCAGGTGGAAAGAGGAGTGTGGGAGAGCTGGAGGCGACTATCAGG ATGATGGGTACAGGAGGAGTGGTGTCTCTTCCCGAAGAGGCGAGTGCCCAGACCCAAGAGAGACTTCGACCATACAATGTA ATGAATGACGATTACAGTCATTTTGACCGAAAGAGAAAGTTCCCTGATAATTGA